Proteins from one Terriglobus tenax genomic window:
- a CDS encoding (2Fe-2S)-binding protein: protein MAFQIKVNKQLRSVDVAEDTPLLWALRDDLDLKGTKYGCGVGMCGACTVLMDGKPIRSCLTQVSQVTGSITTIEGLAENGKLHALQQAWIDQDVAQCGYCQAGQILAASALLAKSPKPTDADIESAMTGNLCRCATYNRIKAAIHQAAGTKA, encoded by the coding sequence ATGGCATTCCAGATCAAGGTAAACAAACAGCTCCGCAGCGTGGACGTTGCCGAAGACACACCGCTGCTATGGGCTCTCCGGGACGATCTCGACCTGAAAGGCACCAAGTATGGCTGCGGCGTCGGCATGTGCGGCGCCTGTACCGTGCTGATGGACGGCAAGCCCATCCGCTCCTGCCTGACGCAGGTCTCGCAGGTCACCGGCAGCATCACCACCATTGAAGGCCTCGCTGAAAACGGAAAGCTCCACGCCCTGCAGCAGGCCTGGATCGACCAGGACGTGGCCCAGTGCGGCTATTGCCAGGCCGGCCAGATCCTGGCCGCCTCTGCCCTGCTGGCCAAGTCGCCCAAACCGACCGATGCCGACATCGAGTCCGCCATGACCGGCAACCTGTGCCGCTGTGCCACCTACAACCGCATCAAGGCCGCCATCCACCAGGCAGCCGGCACGAAAGCATAA
- the rocD gene encoding ornithine--oxo-acid transaminase yields MSMETRQFIELEDQYGAHNYHPLDVVVERAEGAWLFDVEGKRYLDCLASYSAVNQGHCHPKILAALVEQAGKVTLTSRAFRNDQLPLLLKELHELTGYERALMMNSGSEAVESALKIARKWGYKHKGIPEGQAEIIVCSNNFHGRTITIVGFSSEDQYRDGFGPYPAGFRTIPFGDAEALRASITPNTCAFLVEPIQGEAGVLMPPDGFLSQVRTICSENNVLFIADEIQSGLARTGKMFAYMHDDARPDVLILGKALAGGFYPVSAVLASDEVMGVLHPGDHGSTFGGNPLACAVARTALRVIVDEDLVTRSARLGSLFLEKLQGIKSPVIRSVRGRGLWLAIELEVAARPYCEALQAEGLLCKETHSNIIRIAPPLCITEEEIAWAMERLTRVLETAK; encoded by the coding sequence ATGAGTATGGAAACGCGCCAGTTCATTGAACTGGAAGATCAGTATGGAGCGCATAACTACCATCCGCTGGATGTCGTGGTGGAACGGGCCGAGGGCGCGTGGCTTTTCGATGTGGAAGGAAAGCGCTATCTCGATTGCCTGGCTTCGTATTCGGCGGTGAACCAGGGGCATTGTCATCCGAAGATTCTTGCCGCGCTGGTGGAGCAGGCGGGCAAAGTGACGCTGACCTCACGTGCCTTCCGCAATGACCAATTGCCGCTGCTGCTGAAGGAGTTGCATGAGCTGACCGGCTACGAGCGGGCGCTGATGATGAACTCTGGCAGCGAGGCCGTGGAGAGCGCGCTGAAGATTGCGCGCAAGTGGGGCTACAAGCACAAGGGAATTCCGGAAGGGCAGGCGGAGATCATCGTCTGCTCCAATAACTTCCATGGCCGCACCATCACGATTGTCGGCTTCTCTTCGGAAGACCAGTACCGCGATGGCTTTGGACCGTATCCCGCGGGTTTCCGCACGATTCCGTTTGGCGATGCCGAGGCCCTGCGGGCCAGCATTACGCCGAACACCTGCGCCTTCCTGGTAGAGCCGATCCAGGGTGAAGCGGGAGTGCTGATGCCTCCGGATGGTTTTCTGAGCCAGGTACGCACGATCTGTTCGGAGAACAACGTTCTCTTTATCGCGGACGAGATCCAGTCGGGCCTGGCGCGTACGGGTAAGATGTTTGCCTACATGCACGACGATGCGCGTCCGGATGTGCTGATCCTGGGCAAGGCGCTTGCGGGTGGTTTCTATCCGGTATCGGCTGTGTTGGCTTCGGATGAGGTGATGGGCGTGCTGCATCCGGGCGATCATGGCAGCACCTTCGGCGGCAATCCGCTGGCCTGCGCGGTGGCGCGTACGGCGCTGCGTGTGATTGTGGATGAGGACCTGGTGACCCGTTCGGCCAGGTTGGGATCGTTGTTCCTGGAGAAGCTGCAGGGCATCAAGAGCCCGGTGATTCGCAGTGTGCGTGGTCGCGGACTCTGGCTTGCGATTGAGCTCGAGGTTGCGGCGAGGCCGTATTGCGAGGCTCTGCAGGCCGAGGGTCTGCTCTGCAAAGAGACGCACAGCAACATTATTCGTATTGCTCCGCCGCTTTGCATTACGGAAGAAGAGATTGCGTGGGCGATGGAGCGGCTGACGCGCGTGCTGGAAACAGCGAAGTAG
- a CDS encoding TonB-dependent receptor — MTFGQRRIASSWMVLLFLLMTTASVFAQTGGTASLQGGVTDPTGAAITGASVTLTNNGTKIARNTVTDSEGRYSLPNIPPGAYTLSVTAASFKGYSQTGLVLEVGSSITINPSLSVGTSTETIEVASSGVAIETESATYKQVIDQKRITELPLNGRQPTQLVLLSGGAVAAPNNDMVGSKNYITSVVISVAGSQGNYNNYLLDGGGHTDNFTNVNLPFPFPDALQEFSVESNSLPARNGLHPGALVNAVTRSGTNQWHGSAFEFIRNNVVNATNFFSGSKDTVKRNQFGGTFGGKIVSDKAFFFFGYQGTRNRQVGNSTNVCLPTAAELNGDFSQMPASGNCARAIADNGNLYDPKTNAKINTNPNLANYRKIPTSSLSPTSLALVKYLPTSLADPTTGFFSVAIPANYTEDQYIGRVDYNINSNHNVFFRSYITNYKAPAYYSPTNLLVTTTAGNDQRVMAFTLGDTITLTPHLVNSAHASYTRRRNNRGPTAGGINANTIGVNIYTYVPVDLRLSVTNQFSVGCGTCSPGFFNVNTETFSDDIDWIRGKHQIAFGGEYIRTGDNTNAGYLQNGNFSFTGAASGGQYVGGGVVTSAGEPMIDFLTGKQNSFGQSRQQKTTYRQNIFSLYAQDTFHFNSHLTLSLGVRYEPMLYQTDKFGLGSTFDQSAFNANTHSTVYPNAPAGIFFYGDAGVPKKFTNNRWNNFSPRFSLSYDPIGNGKTVFRAGGAIMYDTPNLYTSQRLTSSPPFVNEIAVNGSTTTGAVDFTNPYANYAGGNPFPGTFPPNSSAVFPTNAYYVLLPRNIRTPTVYQWTASVQQDLGRGWMMSLSYLGNHNAHLWLGRAINPAVYIPGTWTGAGSCGALTVSPGTGSACSTVGNAPQRTVLALANPTQGAFFSPTMTLISDGYDSSYNGVIAAVQHRMSDSFSLLTNYTWSHCISVGDAPGDVAGIINQNPAYPRGDRANCGFDVRHIFNTSIVASSHFKSMNGFARAVLNDWQLAPIVRILSGTPLNVTSGIDNSRTGQGLDRPNYVTGTAIYTGNKVQRRANLGYLNKAAFTQNAVGTFGNVGRNSFRQPNYYNLDLSLSRNFNVYERLKLQMRIEGFNVFNHPFLNGFTTTVSSGTFGNATTAADPRIFQAAAKFSF; from the coding sequence ATGACTTTTGGCCAAAGACGCATCGCATCCTCATGGATGGTGCTGTTGTTCTTGCTGATGACCACGGCTTCTGTGTTCGCCCAGACAGGCGGCACGGCCAGCCTTCAAGGGGGAGTCACAGACCCCACAGGAGCCGCCATCACCGGCGCCAGTGTCACCCTCACCAATAACGGCACCAAAATTGCCCGCAACACGGTTACTGATTCGGAAGGCCGCTATTCGCTGCCGAACATCCCGCCGGGCGCTTATACCCTTTCTGTCACGGCGGCATCGTTCAAGGGGTACTCGCAGACCGGCCTGGTGCTGGAGGTAGGCAGCAGCATCACCATCAACCCATCGCTCAGCGTCGGCACATCGACGGAAACCATCGAGGTTGCTTCCTCGGGGGTTGCCATCGAAACCGAATCGGCGACCTACAAGCAGGTCATCGATCAGAAGCGCATCACCGAGCTTCCGCTGAACGGCCGCCAGCCCACGCAGCTTGTGCTGCTCTCCGGTGGCGCCGTCGCCGCGCCGAACAACGACATGGTCGGCTCCAAGAACTACATCACCTCGGTGGTGATCTCGGTCGCAGGATCGCAGGGCAACTACAACAACTACCTGCTGGATGGCGGAGGCCACACCGATAACTTCACCAATGTGAACCTGCCCTTTCCCTTCCCGGATGCTCTGCAGGAATTCTCCGTTGAATCAAACTCGCTGCCTGCGCGCAACGGTCTGCACCCCGGAGCCCTGGTGAACGCCGTTACACGCTCGGGCACCAACCAGTGGCACGGATCGGCCTTTGAGTTCATCCGCAACAACGTTGTCAACGCGACCAACTTCTTTTCCGGCAGCAAGGACACCGTCAAGCGCAATCAGTTCGGTGGCACCTTCGGCGGAAAGATCGTCTCTGATAAGGCCTTCTTCTTCTTCGGTTACCAGGGAACGCGCAATCGTCAGGTCGGCAACTCCACGAACGTCTGCCTGCCGACGGCAGCGGAACTGAATGGAGACTTCAGCCAGATGCCGGCTTCCGGCAACTGCGCCCGCGCCATCGCCGACAACGGCAATCTGTACGATCCAAAGACAAACGCCAAGATCAACACCAATCCGAACCTGGCTAACTACCGTAAGATTCCAACGAGCAGCCTTTCGCCGACATCGCTCGCGCTGGTCAAGTATCTTCCTACCAGCCTGGCCGATCCCACGACCGGCTTCTTCAGCGTTGCCATCCCGGCGAACTACACGGAAGACCAGTACATCGGTCGCGTTGATTACAACATCAACAGCAACCACAACGTCTTCTTCCGCTCATACATCACCAACTACAAGGCCCCCGCTTACTATTCGCCGACGAACCTCCTGGTTACTACCACCGCCGGCAATGATCAGCGTGTGATGGCCTTCACCCTGGGCGATACGATCACCCTGACACCCCATCTGGTCAACAGCGCGCACGCCAGCTATACACGTCGCCGCAATAACCGGGGACCGACAGCAGGTGGCATCAACGCCAACACGATCGGCGTCAACATCTACACCTACGTTCCCGTGGATTTACGCCTGTCCGTCACCAACCAGTTCTCCGTCGGTTGCGGCACCTGCTCCCCCGGCTTCTTCAACGTCAATACCGAGACCTTTTCGGATGACATCGACTGGATCAGGGGCAAGCACCAGATCGCCTTCGGCGGTGAATACATCCGCACCGGTGACAACACCAACGCCGGCTACCTGCAGAACGGAAACTTCTCGTTCACCGGAGCAGCCAGCGGCGGACAGTATGTAGGCGGCGGCGTGGTTACCAGCGCAGGCGAGCCGATGATCGACTTCCTGACCGGAAAGCAGAACAGCTTCGGGCAAAGCCGTCAGCAGAAAACCACCTATCGCCAGAACATCTTCTCGCTCTACGCGCAGGACACCTTCCACTTCAACTCGCATCTTACTCTGAGCCTTGGCGTTCGTTACGAGCCCATGCTCTACCAGACCGACAAGTTCGGACTCGGTTCCACCTTTGACCAGAGCGCATTCAACGCCAATACCCACAGCACCGTTTATCCCAATGCACCCGCTGGCATCTTCTTCTACGGCGACGCGGGAGTGCCGAAGAAGTTCACCAACAATCGTTGGAACAACTTCTCGCCGCGCTTCTCGCTCAGCTACGACCCCATCGGCAATGGCAAAACGGTCTTCCGGGCCGGTGGAGCCATCATGTATGACACGCCCAACCTGTACACCTCGCAGCGGTTGACCTCCAGCCCGCCGTTCGTCAATGAAATCGCGGTGAACGGGAGTACGACCACCGGAGCCGTCGACTTCACCAATCCCTATGCCAATTACGCAGGTGGCAATCCCTTCCCGGGGACCTTCCCGCCGAACTCTTCGGCAGTCTTCCCCACCAACGCCTACTACGTTCTGCTGCCGCGGAACATCCGGACCCCAACCGTCTACCAGTGGACCGCCTCGGTCCAGCAGGACCTTGGCCGCGGATGGATGATGTCGCTCAGCTATCTTGGCAACCACAACGCACACCTGTGGCTGGGCCGCGCCATCAATCCGGCTGTGTATATTCCCGGCACCTGGACGGGCGCAGGCTCCTGCGGCGCTCTGACGGTTTCGCCGGGTACTGGCAGCGCTTGCTCCACCGTGGGCAACGCTCCGCAGCGCACGGTCCTGGCCCTGGCGAACCCGACGCAGGGTGCATTCTTCAGCCCTACCATGACGCTAATCAGCGATGGCTATGACTCCAGCTACAACGGTGTTATTGCCGCCGTACAGCACCGTATGTCTGACAGCTTCAGCCTGCTGACCAACTACACCTGGTCACACTGCATCTCCGTTGGCGATGCGCCGGGCGACGTTGCCGGCATCATCAACCAGAACCCCGCCTACCCGCGTGGAGATCGCGCCAACTGCGGCTTCGATGTGCGGCATATCTTCAACACCTCCATCGTTGCCTCCAGTCACTTCAAATCGATGAACGGCTTTGCACGCGCTGTTCTCAACGACTGGCAGCTTGCGCCGATTGTCCGCATCCTCAGCGGCACCCCGCTGAACGTCACCAGCGGCATCGACAACTCCCGCACCGGCCAGGGCCTTGACCGCCCGAACTACGTTACGGGAACCGCCATCTACACCGGTAACAAGGTTCAGCGCCGCGCCAACCTGGGCTACCTGAACAAAGCTGCCTTCACCCAGAACGCCGTGGGCACCTTCGGCAACGTAGGCCGCAACTCCTTCCGCCAGCCGAACTACTACAACCTTGACCTTTCGCTCAGCCGCAACTTCAACGTCTACGAACGCCTGAAGCTGCAGATGCGCATTGAGGGCTTCAATGTCTTCAACCACCCGTTCCTGAACGGCTTCACCACCACGGTAAGCTCCGGCACCTTCGGCAATGCCACCACGGCTGCCGATCCCCGTATCTTCCAGGCGGCGGCGAAGTTCAGCTTCTAA
- a CDS encoding CHRD domain-containing protein codes for MTFSAVRFVATTGVLALASLHAYAAKVQLKAELTGAQEVPSKDVAGKGTLTATLDTESGELTYHVTFSGLTGPVTAAHFHGPAAEGVNAKPQVPVKVNPIESPLDGTAQITPEQGKDLVEGKWYFNLHTAANPGGEIRGQVLKQ; via the coding sequence ATGACCTTTTCCGCAGTTCGTTTCGTCGCAACCACGGGAGTTCTTGCACTCGCATCGTTGCATGCCTATGCCGCCAAAGTTCAGTTGAAGGCGGAGTTGACCGGAGCTCAGGAGGTTCCGTCCAAAGATGTAGCGGGGAAAGGAACGTTGACGGCCACGCTGGATACGGAGAGTGGTGAGTTGACCTACCACGTCACCTTCAGTGGATTGACAGGTCCGGTGACCGCGGCGCACTTTCATGGTCCGGCGGCTGAAGGAGTGAACGCCAAACCGCAGGTGCCGGTCAAGGTGAATCCGATTGAAAGTCCACTCGATGGTACGGCCCAAATTACCCCCGAACAGGGGAAAGACCTGGTGGAAGGTAAGTGGTACTTTAACCTCCATACTGCGGCGAACCCCGGTGGAGAGATTCGCGGTCAGGTCCTAAAGCAGTAA
- a CDS encoding lanthionine synthetase LanC family protein: MSRFHLLQQDRSRRSFLKGVLAAAAASYTLPALAVPTKMAAVQPGNELLHGAMEAARWVRASEMRTAQGKYWLPDPTHPSRELPPAQSRSIRRGSAGILLFLLEMYSATGDPAYLDDAVSGARYLAATWQQMLHDSSVAPGTRLSFYDGLAGAGFALTQTWSYSKEEPLRQAADAITSYLSEAAVRDSDGVSWSETSSIAGDSSVILYLLNAAQALQDPGYRKVAAQGADRLVALQTDGSADHSWSELPSRPVHSTERAYIPNFEYGTAGIAYTLARVYEDTEQADYLQAAREGAFRIERVACRQKDGVLIPYCVPDTMSNFQIGFSQGAAGTARLFYQLHKVTSDNAYFLMSEKLADGILGALKRPLTALALEENALCQHSGKAGVMEFLLGMGKVTGDTRYTQAVNRIGRETIEEMDFHGHRSRWFDNYSHVPAPQDTWETGYSFGAAGIGSALLHSAMVEHTAWQPIVWPDNPFPHISAL; the protein is encoded by the coding sequence ATGTCCCGGTTCCATCTGCTACAGCAAGATCGTTCGAGACGTTCCTTTTTAAAGGGTGTGCTTGCCGCTGCGGCGGCAAGCTACACCTTGCCTGCCCTGGCGGTTCCAACGAAGATGGCTGCGGTGCAGCCCGGCAACGAGTTGCTTCACGGAGCGATGGAGGCGGCACGATGGGTGCGCGCGAGTGAGATGAGGACGGCGCAGGGGAAGTACTGGCTGCCCGATCCGACTCATCCCAGCCGCGAACTTCCGCCAGCGCAGAGCAGAAGCATTCGCCGCGGCAGTGCGGGGATTCTGCTTTTCCTGCTGGAGATGTACTCCGCTACCGGAGATCCCGCTTATCTTGATGACGCGGTGAGCGGAGCGCGGTATCTGGCCGCTACGTGGCAGCAGATGCTGCATGATTCGTCCGTTGCTCCGGGAACGCGGCTGTCTTTTTATGACGGGCTTGCAGGCGCGGGTTTTGCGCTGACGCAGACCTGGAGTTACAGCAAGGAAGAGCCGCTGCGCCAGGCGGCGGATGCGATTACCAGCTATTTGAGCGAAGCTGCCGTGCGCGACAGCGATGGTGTGAGTTGGTCGGAGACATCGAGCATTGCGGGCGACAGCAGCGTGATTCTGTACCTGCTGAATGCCGCGCAGGCCTTGCAGGATCCGGGCTACCGGAAGGTGGCGGCCCAGGGGGCTGACCGCCTGGTAGCGCTGCAGACCGATGGATCGGCCGATCATTCCTGGAGCGAGTTGCCATCTCGTCCGGTCCACTCCACTGAGCGTGCCTATATCCCGAACTTTGAGTATGGGACTGCGGGGATTGCCTACACCCTGGCTCGTGTTTATGAAGATACCGAGCAGGCCGACTATCTGCAGGCTGCGCGTGAAGGCGCATTCCGTATTGAACGGGTGGCCTGCCGTCAGAAGGACGGTGTCCTGATTCCGTACTGCGTGCCGGATACGATGTCGAACTTTCAGATCGGTTTCAGCCAGGGAGCGGCGGGTACGGCGCGTTTGTTCTACCAACTGCATAAGGTCACCTCGGACAATGCCTATTTCCTGATGTCAGAGAAGCTGGCCGACGGTATTCTTGGGGCGTTGAAGCGTCCTTTGACCGCCCTCGCTCTGGAGGAGAATGCGCTGTGCCAGCACTCAGGCAAGGCCGGCGTGATGGAGTTTCTGCTGGGGATGGGCAAGGTGACGGGCGATACGCGCTACACGCAGGCCGTCAACCGCATTGGCCGGGAGACCATCGAAGAGATGGACTTCCATGGGCATCGCAGCCGCTGGTTCGATAACTACAGCCATGTTCCGGCGCCGCAGGATACATGGGAGACGGGGTATTCGTTTGGCGCGGCCGGCATTGGAAGCGCGCTGTTGCACTCGGCGATGGTGGAACATACGGCGTGGCAGCCTATTGTCTGGCCGGACAACCCGTTCCCTCATATTTCCGCACTCTAA
- a CDS encoding MFS transporter: MYPSRPDTDVSRQPLPVGVLIAACFGNALEFYSVTVYAFVATTLSPLFFPHNNPAVSILLTFGLFGISYLVRPIGGIVVGAYGDRKGRRAALLLTLEITLVGTALMVATPSYARIGLWAPLLVLMARILQGFALGGELGSATAYLMEQGPAHRKPLFASLQLASQGLGGIVAATAGLIFTNLTPEHRASWGWRLMLAMPLFLAPIGIYIRRHLNESYEFLNSERARVSTARLIYHYRSMIVLSAATIAALTANIYFRVYLPAFVSSNLGLPAWSPFVLMYITSVINMIVVPVVARISTPENSRRIMMGALVLLTLAVWPAIVMVTRHPTVMHMLVGCSILTVLGAIYSAPQSYVIASIFPTQMRSVGVATSYNVAVLAFGGFAPAIYSGLVQMTGNPRSPAAYLLGACAVSFVSLFFLPNRTIAPPTRQAATPLPLALLQQAHVGRRSMQHSGC; the protein is encoded by the coding sequence ATGTACCCATCGCGCCCTGATACCGATGTCTCGCGCCAACCCCTGCCCGTCGGTGTTTTGATTGCAGCCTGCTTTGGCAACGCGCTTGAGTTCTACAGCGTGACGGTCTACGCGTTTGTGGCGACGACCCTTTCGCCCCTTTTCTTTCCGCATAACAACCCGGCAGTCTCCATCCTGTTGACCTTTGGGTTGTTCGGTATCTCCTATCTGGTGCGTCCTATCGGCGGCATTGTCGTGGGAGCCTATGGAGACCGCAAAGGACGCCGCGCCGCGTTGCTGCTGACATTGGAGATCACGCTGGTGGGCACGGCATTGATGGTTGCCACGCCATCCTACGCGAGGATCGGTTTGTGGGCACCGCTACTGGTGCTGATGGCGCGTATTCTGCAGGGCTTTGCGTTGGGCGGTGAGTTGGGAAGCGCAACCGCGTACCTGATGGAACAGGGCCCGGCGCATCGTAAGCCGTTGTTTGCCAGCCTGCAGTTAGCCAGCCAGGGGCTGGGCGGCATTGTGGCTGCGACCGCAGGACTAATCTTTACGAATCTGACGCCGGAGCATCGAGCAAGCTGGGGATGGCGGCTTATGCTGGCCATGCCGCTGTTCCTTGCACCCATCGGGATCTATATCCGCCGTCATCTGAATGAGAGTTACGAGTTTCTCAACAGTGAGCGGGCACGCGTGTCGACGGCGAGGCTCATCTATCACTACCGGTCGATGATTGTGCTTTCCGCCGCGACCATTGCAGCGTTGACGGCCAATATTTACTTTCGCGTCTATCTGCCGGCGTTTGTCAGCAGCAACCTGGGACTGCCAGCCTGGTCTCCGTTTGTGTTGATGTACATCACCTCCGTGATCAACATGATCGTGGTGCCGGTGGTGGCGCGTATCTCCACACCGGAAAACAGCCGCCGCATCATGATGGGAGCGTTGGTGCTGCTGACCCTCGCGGTGTGGCCCGCGATCGTGATGGTGACGCGGCACCCAACCGTGATGCACATGCTGGTGGGATGCAGCATTCTTACCGTGCTGGGTGCAATTTACAGTGCGCCGCAGAGCTACGTGATCGCGAGTATCTTTCCGACGCAGATGCGCAGTGTGGGGGTTGCCACAAGTTATAACGTCGCCGTGTTGGCCTTTGGCGGCTTTGCTCCGGCGATCTACTCCGGGCTTGTCCAGATGACAGGCAATCCGCGATCACCAGCGGCGTATCTGCTGGGTGCGTGTGCCGTCAGCTTCGTATCTCTGTTCTTCCTTCCGAACCGGACGATTGCGCCGCCCACTAGGCAGGCCGCAACGCCGCTTCCGCTGGCGCTGCTTCAACAGGCGCATGTGGGAAGGAGATCGATGCAGCATTCTGGGTGCTGA
- a CDS encoding LysR family transcriptional regulator — MDFRIRQLEYFLVLAEHLNFGRAARSLSIAQPTLSFQIKSLETSLGVTLFDRTQRRVSLTSEGMRLQSHARVILEQTRRAMSDMEEQPRERLTIACGPVGQHTVLPDVLRELRLRDTGLDLEVMMLSPEAMKMAAVNGTVDALLMTPDWQLRGMEFTPLRAEKLSAVLPEKHPAVQRGTISMAEFATSPIFIASAKDCHKHRGFVTGLLEQQNLTGELVEAPLETGIRYAMIAAGKGVGLAAGSMARANFPGIRVIPFDRAIHNMVLGLMWQKGNASHALELFREVVEDVVSTQNAASISFPHAPVEAAPAEAALRPA, encoded by the coding sequence ATGGATTTCCGCATCCGGCAGTTGGAGTATTTCCTCGTCCTGGCAGAACACCTGAATTTTGGCCGCGCAGCGCGTTCCCTCAGCATCGCGCAACCTACACTTTCGTTTCAGATCAAGTCTCTGGAGACTTCGCTCGGTGTCACCCTGTTTGACCGCACGCAACGTCGCGTTTCGTTGACCTCAGAAGGGATGCGCCTGCAATCGCACGCGCGCGTCATTCTGGAACAGACGCGGCGAGCCATGAGCGACATGGAAGAGCAGCCGCGCGAGCGGCTCACCATTGCCTGCGGCCCGGTCGGTCAACACACCGTTTTGCCGGATGTGCTGCGCGAGCTGCGCCTGCGTGACACCGGTCTGGATCTTGAAGTGATGATGCTGTCGCCTGAAGCCATGAAAATGGCCGCGGTCAACGGCACGGTCGATGCCCTGCTGATGACGCCTGACTGGCAGCTGCGCGGCATGGAGTTCACTCCCCTGCGCGCTGAGAAGCTCTCGGCCGTGCTTCCGGAGAAACATCCTGCCGTACAACGCGGCACTATCTCCATGGCAGAGTTCGCCACCAGCCCGATCTTCATCGCATCCGCAAAAGACTGCCACAAACATCGTGGCTTTGTCACCGGTCTGCTGGAGCAGCAGAACCTCACCGGTGAGCTGGTGGAAGCGCCGCTTGAAACCGGCATCCGCTATGCGATGATCGCCGCAGGCAAAGGTGTTGGTCTGGCCGCTGGATCGATGGCACGCGCCAACTTCCCCGGTATCCGTGTTATTCCGTTTGATCGCGCCATTCACAACATGGTGCTGGGTCTCATGTGGCAGAAAGGCAACGCCTCCCATGCGCTCGAACTCTTCCGGGAGGTCGTGGAGGATGTCGTCAGCACCCAGAATGCTGCATCGATCTCCTTCCCACATGCGCCTGTTGAAGCAGCGCCAGCGGAAGCGGCGTTGCGGCCTGCCTAG
- a CDS encoding amidohydrolase family protein — MHSMFRKLTVAAATLALGATAVLAQAPKKVALVGGMLITGREEQPLHHAAVLIEGNRIVAVGPMDQVKIPADATVLDTTNKTMLPGLIDTHVHMVLVGHGDYPRYFKWLDDHKKDYPLSRILDISAKQLILAGVTSGVDLGAPLQEILDVRERIKKGMPGPRLQVSGPWLTRHVAIFPASYQHDVTSPADAAAFVDKLADAGVDVIKAHSGLTREDYFALVQEAHKRGIKVHAHIYDEESVRNAFDAGVDILQHVGSAGLPPYSEQLQNDIARSGRPVVPTVYHRAWLYPETIDFPERLDDPEFKEELGEPLYSEMMDSFKNFPSLAYFQRVDREQFFAQKSLKQWIDGGEVVSMGTDNGTPANFHKDALWREMKVFVDNGMSPMRAIIDATRVNARNVMGMRDLGTVEPGKLADVIAVDGNPLADISVLGRVDVVVKDGVIYKGAPAPAAKKK; from the coding sequence ATGCATTCCATGTTTCGCAAACTGACGGTAGCCGCGGCCACGCTGGCGCTTGGCGCTACCGCTGTGCTGGCCCAGGCGCCCAAGAAGGTTGCGCTGGTAGGCGGCATGCTGATCACCGGCCGCGAAGAACAGCCTCTGCACCATGCCGCGGTTCTGATTGAAGGCAACCGCATCGTCGCGGTCGGCCCCATGGACCAGGTGAAGATTCCGGCGGACGCAACCGTGCTCGACACCACCAACAAGACCATGCTGCCCGGTCTGATCGATACCCACGTTCACATGGTGCTGGTCGGTCACGGCGACTATCCGCGTTACTTCAAGTGGCTGGACGATCACAAGAAGGACTATCCGCTCAGCCGTATTCTCGACATCTCCGCAAAACAGCTCATCCTCGCCGGCGTTACCTCCGGCGTCGATCTTGGTGCGCCCTTGCAGGAGATCCTCGACGTCCGCGAGCGCATCAAGAAGGGCATGCCCGGCCCTCGCCTGCAGGTCAGCGGCCCCTGGCTTACGCGCCATGTCGCGATCTTCCCTGCCAGCTACCAGCACGATGTCACCAGCCCGGCTGACGCTGCCGCATTCGTTGACAAGCTGGCGGATGCGGGCGTGGACGTCATCAAGGCCCACTCCGGCCTGACGCGCGAAGACTACTTCGCGCTGGTGCAGGAAGCCCACAAGCGTGGCATCAAGGTACACGCGCATATCTACGACGAGGAGTCGGTGCGCAATGCCTTTGACGCCGGCGTGGATATCCTGCAGCACGTTGGCTCGGCAGGCCTTCCGCCCTATTCTGAGCAGCTGCAGAACGACATCGCACGGTCCGGTCGTCCCGTCGTTCCCACCGTCTATCACCGTGCATGGCTCTACCCCGAGACGATCGACTTCCCCGAGCGTCTGGATGATCCCGAGTTCAAGGAAGAGCTGGGCGAACCGCTTTACTCCGAGATGATGGACTCATTCAAAAACTTTCCTAGCCTGGCCTACTTCCAGCGGGTCGACCGCGAGCAGTTCTTCGCGCAGAAGTCGCTGAAGCAGTGGATTGACGGCGGCGAGGTGGTCAGCATGGGCACCGACAACGGCACCCCGGCGAACTTCCATAAAGACGCCCTCTGGCGCGAGATGAAGGTCTTCGTCGATAACGGCATGTCACCGATGCGCGCCATCATCGATGCCACGCGCGTGAACGCCCGCAATGTGATGGGTATGCGCGACCTGGGCACGGTAGAACCCGGCAAGCTGGCCGACGTTATCGCCGTGGATGGCAACCCGCTTGCGGACATCTCCGTTCTGGGCCGCGTCGATGTGGTCGTCAAGGATGGCGTCATCTACAAAGGCGCACCTGCGCCAGCCGCAAAGAAAAAGTAG